The genomic DNA TTTAATAGAAACAAAATTTTTAATATTTTGCCGATATACAGCAAAATATTAAAAAGTTCATTCTGGGGCTACAGCACAATACGATTTCACTTGAAGTGATATTGTGCCGTAGCCCTAAAGACGAGTTTCCCCGCCTCTTTCCTTTTTATTTATTATAGATAACCTGAAACATCAGCATTTGAACCTGTCGCAGTCGATAATTGTGCGATTACAAATGTAGCAAGTGCCCATGCACTCATAATAATTGCCAAACCTATAATACCAGAAAAAATGATTTTCTTTGCTTCTCCAACTTTTTCTTCACTTCCACCAGCAGTCATCCATTTAAATCCACCCATTAGTATAATCACTACAGCGACAACACCAAGCAGACTTAAAGCAATATTGATAACACTAGCAATAGTTGTTTGGATCGATTCACTTCCCAAACTACCGGCTAGTCCAGTTTCAACCTCTTCCAAACCAAAAGTATCCTGAGCGAAAACTACAGGTGCCATAGCAAAACTGAAAGCAAATACTACTATCATGGCTACAACTGCCTTTTTTTCTATTAACTTTACTATTAATTTATTCATTGTTTTCACCTCCCTTCCTTTTTTGGATATTGTACATAATTTAATTTATAAAAATTATTTTTAATTTAAAGTAAACAAGATACTAAAACGGTCTGTTCCCACAAAGACAAAACATCTCCATTTATAAGCTCCTTAATCCTTTCTAGATCTAAATAATCCACTACACATATTACAACATCAGAATCAACAGTCACACCACTATAATCACCAGCATAACAACTTTCTGCTTTTTTAATCTCTTGTGATGTTGGTTTTCTTGTTGCATTTTTAATTTCTTCTGCTTCAGCTCCTCCAATTTCATTGGATACACAAGTTATAAGAGAAGACATTGATATATTTAAAGATTTTTCTTCATTTTTTTTACTATTTCCCTCTCTTGTTTTACAACAAACAATGTTATTTCCACCTTTACACAAATTTACTTTACATGTATTTGGATTTTGTTCACACAAACCTCTATCCAAATCTACATCTTCAAAAGCTAAACTAGGCAAGTCGCATTCTCCTATATTCCTACAAGAAAACCCATCTCCAATGTCTTTACAGACAAGTTCTGGATTATTACCACCACCATTTAAAGAATCGCCAGTAATTCCAGATAATACCATATTAAGTATAGCATAACTAGAAAAAATAATGAAAAGTCCAACAACTGCATAAATCATAGTATTCCAACCCTTTTTTATCTTTTCTTGGTTGCCAGCAGAGGTCATCCACAAAAAACCACCATACATAAAAACAGCCAAAGTGACAGAACCTACAACACCCAAAGCAACCTTTACCCCACCTCCCAAAATTGTATTTAAATCTGTTCCTGCACCAATTGGATTTTCCAATTTAACTATTTCTCCAGCTTGTGCAAAAACCTTATCTATATTTAAAAATAAACCAAAAATAGTAAAACTTATAAATGTGTATATTTTTTTAAAATCTTTTTTCATATTTATTTAAAACAATTTTTTTTATTATACCAACTTTTTTTCATATAACATATTTAGTCAAGTGGAGTGGAGTTGAAAATCAAAGCTCACGTCATATTGAGCAAAACGCAGTGGAGTCGAAATATCTCGATGCTGTATTATTAGAACTTTGAATATTTAAAACCTTATTATACACTCCCGAGATCCTTCGACTTCGCTCAGGATGACGTGATGGAAAGGTGATACTATCCCGAGATCCTTCGGCTTCGCTCAGGATGACGTGATGGAAAGGTGATGCTATCCCGAGATCCTTCGGCTTCGCTCAGGATGACGTGATTTTTTAATCACACTATATTGAGCTCCACCTCATAAAATCAACGTATCTCAGGACTAAATTACAAATAATTAAATAAGATATTAACCTTCTTTTTGTCTCATGCTTTTCTATCCTAGCTATTTTATAACTCTAAATTCTCCGGTCACGCTTAATGCGTCCAAAATAAAATCTATCATCATATAAGCTCCAAAAGCTATTACCAATCCAACAACTGCTGCGACCATCACATTTTTTCCCTCTTTGAATTTTTCTGGATTTCCAAAAGATAAAATCATTTTAAAGCCACCATAAATAAACATAGCAAAAGCTAAACCACCAATAATAGAAAAAAGGAACTGTCCAACTTTTATACCAAACTCCACCAAATCACTAACATCATCGCAATACTGTCCTTTTACATCTCTGGTAAGCGCACAGTCTGGAATTAATTTTGAACTTTTTGGTGGATTTTTTATAGTTTGTGGTGCTGTTGGGGTTGCTGGAGTTGTTGAAGTTGGAGTTGGGGTTGTTGTAGTAGTAGGTGCGCCACTTACAACTAGAGGACTAAACAAAAATCCACCAATTATAAAACCTGGTAAAACCAACCAAATTAAAAGTTTATTTTTAAAATTTTTCATAATAATATTTTATGTTCTAATGTTTTTGAATCGAGATCCGTTCGACTCCACTTCGTTTCGCTCAATATGACGTGAGTAAAAATACGTCATATTGAGTGGAGTGAAACGGAGTCGAAATATCTCGTGTTTACATCATTAGAACTATGAATATTTTATATTCTTGTGATATTGCCCCGAGATCCTTCAGCTTCGCTCAAGATGACGTGTTCTATTCCTAAATTTCTACTTTACAAACTTTATGAACTTTCAACTTTCTTTTCTAAAGTGTTTGCTGAATAATTTGTGCTGCTCTCTGCACTGCCTGAGCCTGAATCTTCAAAAAGTCTCCGCTATTTTCCAAAGGTTGCGAATAAACATCTACCATATCTGCAAAAGCTGTGTCCGCTGCGTCTATATCTTTTCCGTGATACCAATTTTTTGCAGTTAGAGCCTGAAAAGCGAACGCTTGCATCTCCACATCTTTTTGTTGCTGTGCAATTTGAGCTCTAAACGGACTTGGCTGGCTTGTTTTATCTGTATATTTTTTTACATTATTTTGTGAGGCGATAAATCTTACAAAATCCCAAGCCAAGTCTTGGTTTTCAGACTTGTTTACAACAGACTCAACCCAATAATTTGCTATATTTGTAGGTACCGCTTCATTTAACTGTGGAACAGGAATAACATTCAAATTCATTTGTGGTGCACCTGCTTTTATTCTATTTTTGTCGAAAGCAAACCCAAGATAAAATACTGAAGATCCTCTCATAAAATCTTGCAGCGCATCACCTTTTCTTTTATTCCAAGAATATACATCGCGCGTAGATCTAGCAAAATCTGTATAAAATCCCAATGCCTTTAGAGTTGGGTGGTCTGGAGACGGTCTTTGCAAACCTTCTGCAAAACGAACAGAAGAACCGTTTACCATATCCACTCCGCTTTGCATCATCAAAAGAGATAAAATATCAAAAGAATTATCTATATTTTTTGATGTTCCAAGCGCAATTCCAGATTGCACAATATCTCCCGCAACATTAAATTTTGTAGATTTTATGACTGCATCTCTCAACTCTTCCCAATCTCTTGGCGCAAGAGGCACTCCAGACTTATCCAACAAATCTTTGTTATAATAAAGCGCCAAAGTATCTACCGCCAGAGGAAGTCCAAAAATATCTCCGTCTAATATTACATCTTCTGCAACAGTTCCTATATATTGAGAACGAATGGTGTTTATGTTTGGCATTGCCAAAGTCTCACTTGTTATAATTGTTTCTTTCGCCAAAGTTCCTTTTACCTCTACATTTGCAACATTTATACTTCTTGGCATTGGTGCAAGCCTGCTTTTATATTTACCAAGCCAACGGGTGTGAAGAGATACAACATCTGGCCCAACATCATCTGCTAGTGCGTTTGCAAATAATTTATCAAATTCATCGTAGCGAACCTGTCTTACATTTACTTTTACATAAGGACGAAGTTGTTGATATGCTACAGCCATGTCTCTTAAATGGTCTACATCGTTGAAAACCGTCCAATAATTTAAAGTGACCGGTCGAATAGACTGTTGCTGTTCTTTGGACAAACCCTTACATCCAAGACCGGTGGTAATGAGTAAGGAAAAAATTATAGAAAAAATGACAAGCTTGTTTTTCATAGATTTATTTAAATGCTTGAAATATAAAATTTACAAGTGCATAACTAGAAAGTATAACCAAAATTCCAATACTCGCCCACACAAGTGTATCCATTGCTTTCTTTTGTCGTTCCGAATTTCCATGAGCTGTCATCCACAAAATACCTGCGTAAATGAAAATTATCAAAGCCAATGTTCCAACTACTCCCATTATAGTTTTGATAACTCTTCCTATTAAAGCCGGAATATCTGTTCCAAGTTTATTTAAAGATTCAGCAGGCGGAAGCTTAAATGGTGTTTCTTTTTCATCTTTTGGTGCTGGTGGCGTGGGTGGTTTAGTTGCAGAATAAAAAGCTACAGAATGATCTTTCGCACAATTATAGCTTCTCTGATATTTTTGTACCAAATCTTGACAATCTGATGCTGTATTACAAGTCTTTTTTTCATCTGCACAATATTTAAAAAATGGATCTTTAGATGGTACACATACTTGAGAATTAGGACAAACACCTGTTTGCTCACATGATTGTGTGGCTGCTAAAAAACAAAAAAAATCTTCTTGTTTAATCTGACAATTATTGATTTCAGCTTTATAATAATAATGAAGAAAAGCCGTATCCTCTATAAACCCTTCAATGTTTGTATTATCACATGAACTCTGATCTTTAATTATTTTTTGCGAAAATAATATTATATTATTTACTATTTGCGGTTTATAAGGATAACAACTATTTTCGGGTATCATATTATTAATCATATCAACAAAAGAAAACCCCTTATTTATAATAAATTTAGTTCCTGGATGATTTTTTGTACAATCTTGACCTGGAGAAGATGTAGATGATGCTGTTTTACCTGATAAGTTAACATCACAAACACAATCCTCTGCTTTAACATTCCCACCAACAAAAAACACCCCAAAAACAACAAATCCTAAAATTAAAAACCTAAAATTCCTCATAATAAACCTTCTTTTTTAGCAAAATGTATTGATGTCTTTAATAATGCCAATTTATTTCCTGTGTCAAAATATTCTCCTTCATATTCATAAGCCAAAAATGTATTTTTCCTCGCCATATCGTCTGCTGCGTCAGAAAGCCAAACTTCACCATCTTTTCCACGACGAGTTTTTTCTAAATATTTCCAAATTTCTTTTGTAAAAACATATCTCATTCCACCCACAATTAATCCTTGCGGTGAAACCTTTTTTTCTACTGGTTTTTCTACAAATTTTCTAACCCTAAATGTTTTTTTACCATCAACCAAGTCTGCATACACATTTCCATATTTTGTCATTGCTTTTGTGTCTGTAATTCTTTGAACTCCAATTACACTATGTCCTTTTTTCTTGAAAACTTTCAAAAGTTGTTTTATAACCGGAACTTTTGCATCTATAATACTGTCTCCATCTGAAAATGCAAAAGGTTCATCTCCTACAAAATTGCGCGCACAAAGAAGAGCATCCCCATTTCCGAGAGGCTCTCTTTGTCGTGTATAAAAAAATCTAACTTTTTTTGTAAGATTTACCAAATCTTTTATTCTATCGTATTTACCTTTTTCTTTTAAAAACTTTTCAAATGATAAATCTCTATCAAAATGATCCTCTATCGCTCTTTTTTGTGAACTTGTGACGAAAATTATTTCTGTAATTCCACTTTTTGCCATTTCCTCTACAATATATTGCACAACTGGTTTGTCCAAAACAGGAAGCATTTCTTTTGGCATTGCTTTTGTTGCAGGCAAAAATCTGGTTCCAAGACCAGCCACCACAATCACACCTTTTTTAACTTTTTGCACTTTTGGCATAACTAAAGAATTATTCTTGTAAAAAGCTATTTTAAAATAGTCCTGCTATTATACCACAAAAAATAAATGCGCAATAAAAGACAGAAGTGCGAAGTGAATAAAACCCTGGATTTTCAATCGAGATGAAGATGGTAAAAATCCCACACGCCATCCTGAGCGGAATTTTCCACACGTCATCCTGAGCGGAGTCGAAGGATCTCGAAATAAAAACACTAGAACGCAAAATATTCAAAGTTCTAGTGATGCGGCATCGAGATATTTCGACTCCACTGCGTTCCGCTCAATATGACGTGAGCTTTGATTTTTAACTCCACTGCGTTCCGCTCAATATGACGTGAACTTTTATTTTTAACTCCACGAGGTGAAACTTATAATATGATCTATGCTAATTTTTTAACTCCGCTTTGTTTTATTCAAAATAATATAATAAAAAAAGAACCTCTTTAGAGGTTCTTTTTTTATTTTTTGTTTCTATTTAGGAACAAAAGCAATTAACCCTGCAATTCTAGCCTGTTTGATAGCTTTTGCGGTTCTTCTCTGGTGTTTAGAACAAAGCCCTGTTCTACGCCTTGCACCAATCTTCAAAAAAGATGAAACAAAACGACGAAGTGTTTGCACATCTTTATAATCTATTTCTTGAGAGTTATTTTTACAAAAATAACAATACTTCTTTTTTTGATTTTTAGCCTTTCTAATCATAACTATTTAAAAAATTTTAAAATGGTATATCTTCTACCTTAATTTCCTCTGTGTCGTTTGCTTCTACTTGCTGAGTTTTGCTTGTAGATTCCTGTTGAATTACTGGAATTGGTGCCGGAGTGCTTTGATCTGCATTTCCTGCATTATTTGTGTTTCCTCTAGAGCCACCGCCTAGCATTATCATTTGGTTTACAACAATTTCTGTTCTATATCTTTTCACCCCGTCTTTACCTACCCAGTCTCTTGTCTCAATCCTACCCTCCAAATATATCTTCTGTCCTTTTGATAGATATTGACCAGCAATTTCAGCCAAACGCCCCCACAATACACAGTTGTGAAATTGAACTTTTTCTTGCTTATTTCCACTCTTATCTGTCCAAGTTTGGTTTGTTGCAACAGATAAAGTTGCTACAGTTTGCCCACTTGGTGTTGTTTTTACCTCTGGGTCAGCAGTAAGTCTCCCCAAAATTGTTGCCCTATTTAAATCCATAGAATTAAATTAAACTTTTTCTAAATCACTCTCTAAAATTTTATCCAAATTTTTATCGATTTCTTTCAAGTCTATCTTTTCAGCTTCTTTTTTTATTGCAACCGGAGTTTTACTTCTTTCCCTTCTATTATTTCTTGGTCTTTCCTTTGGTGCATCTCTATCAATCTTTGAAAGTGTTTCCATTGAAGTTTTTGGACCACCAGCTTTTCTTTCTCTTTCAGTTCTTACTTTTGCATCAAACTTTGTAATTATTGCCCTCAAAAGTTCTCTAACTTCATTTAATTTTTTTCTAACATCTGCAAATTCGCCTCCTTTTGCTTCAAATTGGATTATTTGAAAATATCCGTAACGAATATGCTTGATAGGATAAGCCAAACGACTCTTTCCTAAATTTTGCACAGTCATATTTTCAATACCACTTTTTGACAAAATTTCTTTTACATTTTCAATCACCGGCTTCACTTCTTCTTCTGTAAGAGTCCCCGGTAATACGCACAATAACTCGTAATTCTGCATAATACTTGATAAAACCACCAAAATGTGGTAAATTATTAACTATGTTGTGAAATTATTTTAACTGAATTTAAAAAACTAA from Candidatus Magasanikbacteria bacterium includes the following:
- a CDS encoding pilin, translated to MNKLIVKLIEKKAVVAMIVVFAFSFAMAPVVFAQDTFGLEEVETGLAGSLGSESIQTTIASVINIALSLLGVVAVVIILMGGFKWMTAGGSEEKVGEAKKIIFSGIIGLAIIMSAWALATFVIAQLSTATGSNADVSGYL
- a CDS encoding pilin produces the protein MKKDFKKIYTFISFTIFGLFLNIDKVFAQAGEIVKLENPIGAGTDLNTILGGGVKVALGVVGSVTLAVFMYGGFLWMTSAGNQEKIKKGWNTMIYAVVGLFIIFSSYAILNMVLSGITGDSLNGGGNNPELVCKDIGDGFSCRNIGECDLPSLAFEDVDLDRGLCEQNPNTCKVNLCKGGNNIVCCKTREGNSKKNEEKSLNISMSSLITCVSNEIGGAEAEEIKNATRKPTSQEIKKAESCYAGDYSGVTVDSDVVICVVDYLDLERIKELINGDVLSLWEQTVLVSCLL
- a CDS encoding pilin, which codes for MKNFKNKLLIWLVLPGFIIGGFLFSPLVVSGAPTTTTTPTPTSTTPATPTAPQTIKNPPKSSKLIPDCALTRDVKGQYCDDVSDLVEFGIKVGQFLFSIIGGLAFAMFIYGGFKMILSFGNPEKFKEGKNVMVAAVVGLVIAFGAYMMIDFILDALSVTGEFRVIK
- a CDS encoding extracellular solute-binding protein; the protein is MKNKLVIFSIIFSLLITTGLGCKGLSKEQQQSIRPVTLNYWTVFNDVDHLRDMAVAYQQLRPYVKVNVRQVRYDEFDKLFANALADDVGPDVVSLHTRWLGKYKSRLAPMPRSINVANVEVKGTLAKETIITSETLAMPNINTIRSQYIGTVAEDVILDGDIFGLPLAVDTLALYYNKDLLDKSGVPLAPRDWEELRDAVIKSTKFNVAGDIVQSGIALGTSKNIDNSFDILSLLMMQSGVDMVNGSSVRFAEGLQRPSPDHPTLKALGFYTDFARSTRDVYSWNKRKGDALQDFMRGSSVFYLGFAFDKNRIKAGAPQMNLNVIPVPQLNEAVPTNIANYWVESVVNKSENQDLAWDFVRFIASQNNVKKYTDKTSQPSPFRAQIAQQQKDVEMQAFAFQALTAKNWYHGKDIDAADTAFADMVDVYSQPLENSGDFLKIQAQAVQRAAQIIQQTL
- a CDS encoding pilin; its protein translation is MRNFRFLILGFVVFGVFFVGGNVKAEDCVCDVNLSGKTASSTSSPGQDCTKNHPGTKFIINKGFSFVDMINNMIPENSCYPYKPQIVNNIILFSQKIIKDQSSCDNTNIEGFIEDTAFLHYYYKAEINNCQIKQEDFFCFLAATQSCEQTGVCPNSQVCVPSKDPFFKYCADEKKTCNTASDCQDLVQKYQRSYNCAKDHSVAFYSATKPPTPPAPKDEKETPFKLPPAESLNKLGTDIPALIGRVIKTIMGVVGTLALIIFIYAGILWMTAHGNSERQKKAMDTLVWASIGILVILSSYALVNFIFQAFK
- a CDS encoding UTP--glucose-1-phosphate uridylyltransferase, producing MPKVQKVKKGVIVVAGLGTRFLPATKAMPKEMLPVLDKPVVQYIVEEMAKSGITEIIFVTSSQKRAIEDHFDRDLSFEKFLKEKGKYDRIKDLVNLTKKVRFFYTRQREPLGNGDALLCARNFVGDEPFAFSDGDSIIDAKVPVIKQLLKVFKKKGHSVIGVQRITDTKAMTKYGNVYADLVDGKKTFRVRKFVEKPVEKKVSPQGLIVGGMRYVFTKEIWKYLEKTRRGKDGEVWLSDAADDMARKNTFLAYEYEGEYFDTGNKLALLKTSIHFAKKEGLL
- the rpsR gene encoding 30S ribosomal protein S18; translated protein: MIRKAKNQKKKYCYFCKNNSQEIDYKDVQTLRRFVSSFLKIGARRRTGLCSKHQRRTAKAIKQARIAGLIAFVPK
- a CDS encoding single-stranded DNA-binding protein, with the translated sequence MDLNRATILGRLTADPEVKTTPSGQTVATLSVATNQTWTDKSGNKQEKVQFHNCVLWGRLAEIAGQYLSKGQKIYLEGRIETRDWVGKDGVKRYRTEIVVNQMIMLGGGSRGNTNNAGNADQSTPAPIPVIQQESTSKTQQVEANDTEEIKVEDIPF
- the rpsF gene encoding 30S ribosomal protein S6, translating into MQNYELLCVLPGTLTEEEVKPVIENVKEILSKSGIENMTVQNLGKSRLAYPIKHIRYGYFQIIQFEAKGGEFADVRKKLNEVRELLRAIITKFDAKVRTERERKAGGPKTSMETLSKIDRDAPKERPRNNRRERSKTPVAIKKEAEKIDLKEIDKNLDKILESDLEKV